A window of Ignavibacteriales bacterium contains these coding sequences:
- a CDS encoding S9 family peptidase translates to MKQLKVFFLLILVLLYSQTLFAQTEDKSLLSVDRIFNSRDFSGELFGQSRWIDDGKFYTTLEPSKDTLGGRDIVKYETESGKKEIMVSAKLLIPEGETKPLGISNYIWSPSRNMLMIYTNTARVWRQNTKGDYWVLDLKTNKLHKLGGDAKPSTLMFAKFSPDEEKIGYVREHNVYAENLSDGKITQLTFDGSTTIINGTFDWVYEEELDLRDGFRWSPDSKSIAYWQLDASGVKDFLLINDTDSLYSFVKPVQYPKVGTTNSACKVGVVSASGGETVWMKIPGDPRNNYIARMDWAASSDEIVLQHLNRKQNQNEVMLGNSKTGEVKIIFTETDAAWIDINDDLNWLKNGEEFTWVSERDGWRHIYLISRDGKNTKLLTPGNYDVIDVQSVDEKDGWIYFMGSPGNAAQRYLFRVSMDGKGKIERITPNEFNGSNSYQISDGANYAIHSYSNFDTPSITNLISLPDHKVIRKLVENKQLKEKITALKRLQTEFFKIDIGNGVVLDGWMMKPYNFDPTKKYPVLFNVYTEPAGQTVVDRWGGGGYLWHLMFAQEGYIIMSVDNRGTPAPRGREWRKSIYKKIGVLNSGDQAAAVKSLLEKNSFMDADRIGVWGWSGGGSATLNAMFRYPDIYKTGMAVAPVGHEKLYDTIYQERYMGLISENPEVYEEGSPVNYAKNLKGNLLIVHGTGDDNVHYQGTELVINELVKNNKPFTMMAYPNRTHGIYEGQGTTLHLYNLLTRYLHTNLPAGVR, encoded by the coding sequence ATGAAACAGCTGAAAGTATTTTTTTTATTAATTCTTGTTCTATTATATAGCCAAACTTTATTTGCACAAACCGAAGATAAATCTCTCTTATCGGTTGATAGAATTTTTAACAGCAGAGATTTTTCCGGAGAATTATTTGGTCAATCACGATGGATTGATGATGGGAAATTTTATACAACTCTTGAACCGTCTAAAGATACGCTCGGCGGAAGAGATATTGTTAAATATGAAACCGAATCCGGTAAAAAAGAAATAATGGTTTCTGCTAAGTTGTTAATTCCAGAAGGAGAGACTAAACCGCTTGGGATTAGTAATTACATTTGGTCTCCGAGTCGCAATATGTTAATGATCTATACAAACACTGCACGCGTTTGGCGGCAGAATACAAAAGGCGATTATTGGGTACTTGATCTCAAGACAAATAAACTTCACAAACTTGGCGGCGATGCAAAACCATCAACACTAATGTTTGCAAAATTTTCTCCTGATGAGGAAAAAATCGGTTATGTAAGAGAACACAATGTTTATGCTGAAAATTTATCCGATGGTAAAATTACTCAGCTAACTTTCGACGGTTCTACAACAATAATTAACGGAACATTTGATTGGGTGTATGAAGAAGAGCTTGATCTTCGTGATGGTTTTCGCTGGAGTCCTGACAGTAAATCAATCGCTTATTGGCAGCTTGATGCTTCCGGAGTGAAAGACTTTCTTTTAATCAACGATACTGATTCTCTTTATTCTTTTGTAAAACCTGTTCAGTATCCCAAAGTAGGAACAACGAACTCAGCTTGTAAAGTTGGTGTAGTAAGTGCAAGCGGCGGCGAAACGGTTTGGATGAAAATTCCCGGCGATCCGCGCAACAATTATATTGCAAGGATGGATTGGGCTGCAAGTTCCGATGAAATTGTTCTTCAGCACTTGAACAGAAAACAAAATCAAAATGAAGTGATGCTCGGTAATTCAAAAACCGGAGAAGTAAAAATAATCTTTACTGAAACAGACGCAGCATGGATTGATATTAACGATGATTTGAATTGGCTAAAGAACGGAGAAGAATTTACTTGGGTAAGCGAACGCGACGGCTGGCGGCACATCTATTTAATATCACGGGATGGGAAGAACACTAAATTACTAACTCCCGGAAACTATGATGTTATAGATGTTCAAAGTGTTGATGAGAAAGACGGATGGATTTATTTTATGGGATCGCCGGGTAATGCCGCACAACGTTATTTGTTTCGCGTTTCGATGGACGGTAAAGGAAAGATAGAACGCATCACTCCAAATGAATTCAACGGAAGCAACAGCTATCAGATTTCGGATGGGGCTAATTATGCAATTCATTCTTATTCAAATTTTGATACTCCGTCAATCACTAATCTAATAAGTCTTCCCGATCACAAAGTGATAAGAAAATTAGTTGAGAACAAACAGTTAAAAGAAAAAATAACCGCACTAAAAAGATTACAAACCGAATTTTTTAAGATTGATATTGGCAACGGAGTTGTTCTTGATGGATGGATGATGAAACCGTATAATTTTGATCCAACGAAAAAATATCCTGTTCTTTTTAATGTTTACACCGAACCCGCCGGACAAACAGTTGTTGACCGTTGGGGTGGGGGCGGTTACTTGTGGCACTTAATGTTTGCACAGGAAGGTTATATAATAATGAGTGTTGATAATAGAGGAACACCGGCGCCACGCGGACGCGAATGGAGAAAATCTATCTATAAAAAAATTGGAGTTCTGAATTCCGGCGATCAAGCTGCTGCGGTTAAATCATTACTAGAGAAAAATAGTTTTATGGATGCAGATCGAATTGGAGTATGGGGTTGGAGCGGCGGCGGTTCGGCTACATTAAACGCAATGTTCCGCTATCCTGATATTTATAAAACCGGAATGGCGGTTGCGCCTGTTGGTCATGAAAAACTTTATGATACAATTTATCAAGAAAGATATATGGGGTTAATTAGTGAAAATCCTGAAGTGTACGAAGAAGGATCTCCGGTTAATTATGCAAAAAACTTAAAAGGAAATTTATTGATAGTTCATGGAACGGGCGATGATAATGTTCATTACCAAGGAACCGAACTAGTTATAAATGAATTAGTAAAAAACAACAAACCTTTTACTATGATGGCTTATCCAAATAGAACACACGGCATTTATGAAGGACAGGGAACAACTTTACATTTGTACAATCTTTTGACAAGATATTTACATACTAATCTTCCTGCTGGAGTTAGATAA
- a CDS encoding GH116 family glycosyl hydrolase, whose translation MRTKLLSLFFFYAVILSAQIKIGFLNINDAIVKNAEVKAAYNFLNNQKDFSVEPINYNDIINSQLSIQQFSIIWVHRPDSTDLTKEETSPKFVAALQSYVRASGKLFLTLDAMKYLNLLGFESEHPTVKYADATDDGYGRRLGLHSYRSHPIFDGLNGGAYIFNPTKDLRTRQIGFFENSIPQSGKVIAVDWAYITLKEDAKLIIEHKVGKGKILSIGAYTYYGLENNNRAHLELFTNNCLKYLFASLKYEPAKTFYWNYSPAAVYELKRKTDPVKFDSSRKWNENSNSIKLEKEKGTDNYWNVAGQKILVMGKEKSGIDEIWAHPFMALRDYEAGLLFDKKDSVVWLKNFQPKIEVRPESFSRIYKINNSTLREIIVASAKQSQAVVHYEFEGETSAKLVIKFYSNFRFMWPYSERTTGSIGYSVNSSGNAFSLVDKNNFSLLAGSNKKFSNYIIGQYSGFEKSVSGFKGIKTDKLLVGALAEINLKKKDYADFIVHASVESPLTYDMISPEKIYKDAVSYTQKFLNNSLMITTPDKDFNEGYKWALIGTDRFFVNTPGLGKSLVAGYSTTARGWDGGHKVNGRPGYGWYFGRDGCWSGFALLDYGDFEKVKSVLEFFNKYQDLSGKIFHELTTSGAIHYDASDATPLYIILAGKYLHHTGDIEFIKKNWTYIKKAIDFCYSTDTDVDHLIENTNVGHGWVEGGGLYTAHTEVYLAACWAEALRQASYMAKQIELKTESKMYSDEYEIVKKIINTDFWNAQENFLNFSKLKDGKYNSEKTVLSAVPVYFEMLDSAKAKQVSDAYAENYFSSDWGIRILREDSPIFNPRGYHTGSVWPLFTGWAALAEFKNENYVQGYSHIMNNLLVYKNWQLGFVEEVLNGAEYKPGGVCPHQAWSETMVLQPVIEGMLGLEVDAANNKIKFSPRLPSDWDSIKVDKIKLGNSLINFAMKRVNGKIVYNFSSNNNKSIHVEFIPVLPKGMKIEKVIVNGNPTAIQQSNNSAINLSLILNRSSEIEIKYSGGISVLPSVTQPKPNEISKGFRILADKLKGSIYSVDVQGISGSSNEMKVYLPDGKIAFVENGKIISSNKSIYIIAVDFEKSSSKYLNKTIKIEIARRPN comes from the coding sequence ATGCGCACAAAACTCCTTTCTCTATTTTTCTTTTATGCCGTAATCCTTTCTGCACAAATCAAAATCGGATTCTTAAATATTAACGATGCAATCGTTAAAAACGCAGAAGTAAAAGCAGCATACAATTTTTTAAATAACCAAAAAGATTTTTCTGTCGAACCGATTAATTATAATGATATTATTAATTCTCAATTATCAATTCAGCAATTCTCAATTATATGGGTCCATCGCCCCGACTCGACAGATCTAACGAAAGAAGAAACAAGTCCGAAGTTTGTCGCCGCACTTCAAAGTTATGTTAGAGCTAGTGGTAAACTTTTCTTAACTCTTGATGCAATGAAGTATTTAAATCTTCTTGGATTCGAATCCGAACATCCGACTGTAAAATATGCAGATGCAACCGATGATGGTTATGGAAGAAGACTTGGTTTGCATTCGTATCGCTCACATCCAATCTTTGATGGACTAAATGGCGGTGCATATATATTCAATCCAACAAAAGATTTGAGAACGCGGCAAATTGGATTTTTCGAAAACTCTATTCCTCAAAGCGGAAAAGTTATTGCGGTTGATTGGGCCTACATCACTTTAAAAGAAGATGCAAAACTTATTATCGAACACAAAGTTGGTAAAGGAAAGATTTTATCAATAGGGGCATATACTTATTATGGATTGGAAAATAATAACCGCGCTCATCTGGAATTATTTACTAACAACTGTCTTAAATATCTTTTCGCTAGTTTAAAATATGAACCGGCTAAAACATTTTATTGGAATTATTCTCCTGCCGCAGTTTATGAATTAAAAAGAAAAACTGATCCGGTGAAATTCGATTCATCAAGAAAATGGAATGAAAATTCTAACTCGATAAAATTGGAAAAAGAAAAAGGGACCGATAATTATTGGAATGTTGCAGGGCAGAAAATTCTTGTTATGGGAAAAGAAAAATCCGGCATTGATGAAATTTGGGCGCATCCGTTTATGGCATTAAGGGATTATGAAGCGGGGCTTTTGTTTGATAAAAAAGATTCGGTTGTTTGGTTAAAAAATTTCCAACCGAAAATTGAAGTAAGACCTGAATCCTTTTCGCGCATTTACAAAATTAACAACTCAACTCTTCGTGAAATTATTGTTGCATCAGCCAAACAATCGCAGGCTGTTGTTCATTATGAATTTGAAGGTGAAACATCAGCGAAGCTTGTAATTAAATTTTACAGCAACTTCCGATTTATGTGGCCTTATTCCGAAAGAACAACCGGAAGCATCGGTTATTCTGTTAACTCTTCCGGTAATGCTTTTTCTCTAGTAGATAAAAATAATTTTTCTTTACTAGCCGGTTCTAATAAAAAATTTTCGAATTACATTATAGGTCAATACAGCGGATTTGAAAAATCCGTATCGGGATTTAAAGGTATTAAAACAGACAAGCTATTAGTCGGTGCATTAGCAGAGATCAATCTAAAGAAAAAAGATTATGCCGATTTCATTGTTCATGCTTCAGTGGAAAGCCCTTTGACTTATGATATGATATCACCGGAAAAAATTTATAAGGATGCTGTAAGTTACACACAAAAATTTTTGAATAACTCATTAATGATAACAACGCCGGATAAAGATTTTAACGAAGGATATAAATGGGCATTGATCGGTACGGACAGATTTTTTGTTAATACTCCGGGACTTGGAAAATCTCTTGTGGCAGGATATTCAACAACAGCGCGAGGATGGGACGGCGGACACAAAGTTAACGGAAGACCCGGTTACGGCTGGTATTTCGGCCGCGACGGATGCTGGAGTGGCTTTGCACTTTTAGATTACGGCGATTTTGAAAAAGTAAAATCAGTACTTGAATTTTTTAATAAATACCAGGATCTATCGGGTAAAATTTTTCACGAGTTAACAACTTCGGGTGCAATTCATTATGATGCATCTGATGCAACGCCGCTTTATATAATTCTTGCCGGAAAATATTTGCATCATACCGGCGATATAGAATTCATCAAGAAGAATTGGACATATATAAAGAAGGCAATTGATTTTTGTTATTCAACCGATACAGACGTAGATCATTTAATCGAAAATACAAATGTCGGGCATGGCTGGGTTGAAGGCGGCGGACTTTATACGGCACACACGGAAGTTTATCTTGCCGCTTGCTGGGCGGAAGCTCTTAGGCAAGCAAGTTATATGGCAAAACAAATTGAGCTGAAAACTGAAAGCAAAATGTATAGTGATGAATATGAAATCGTAAAAAAAATAATTAATACAGATTTTTGGAACGCGCAAGAAAACTTTTTAAACTTTTCGAAATTGAAAGACGGAAAATATAATTCAGAAAAAACAGTTCTTTCCGCAGTCCCGGTATATTTTGAAATGCTTGATTCCGCAAAAGCAAAACAAGTGTCGGATGCTTATGCTGAGAATTATTTTTCTTCAGATTGGGGCATAAGAATTTTGCGTGAAGACAGTCCCATTTTTAATCCGCGCGGATATCATACCGGAAGTGTTTGGCCTTTGTTTACCGGCTGGGCTGCACTTGCTGAATTCAAGAATGAAAATTATGTGCAAGGTTATTCTCATATAATGAACAACTTGCTTGTCTATAAAAATTGGCAGCTCGGGTTTGTTGAAGAGGTTTTAAACGGCGCTGAATATAAACCGGGTGGAGTTTGTCCGCATCAAGCATGGAGCGAAACAATGGTTCTTCAACCGGTAATTGAAGGTATGCTCGGATTAGAAGTTGATGCAGCAAATAATAAAATAAAATTTTCTCCACGGTTACCGTCAGATTGGGATTCAATCAAGGTTGATAAAATAAAACTCGGAAATTCTTTAATAAATTTTGCTATGAAACGAGTGAATGGAAAAATCGTTTATAATTTTTCATCTAACAATAATAAATCCATTCATGTTGAATTTATTCCCGTCTTACCAAAAGGAATGAAAATTGAAAAAGTAATTGTTAATGGAAACCCAACAGCGATTCAACAATCGAATAATTCAGCAATCAATTTGTCTTTAATACTCAATAGATCATCTGAAATAGAAATTAAATATTCCGGAGGAATTTCTGTATTACCGAGTGTAACTCAACCAAAGCCGAATGAAATCTCAAAAGGATTTAGAATTTTAGCTGATAAGCTAAAAGGAAGTATTTACTCAGTCGATGTTCAAGGAATAAGCGGAAGCAGCAACGAAATGAAAGTTTATCTTCCGGATGGAAAAATTGCGTTTGTTGAAAACGGGAAGATTATCTCTTCCAATAAGTCTATCTATATAATTGCAGTAGATTTTGAAAAGAGTTCATCAAAATATTTGAACAAAACTATTAAGATCGAAATAGCACGCAGACCAAACTGA
- a CDS encoding trehalase family glycosidase, translating into MKKLLTVLSLALPLFAQQLKITDPYLTFKSKQNDPLYTTYTAAMERSRLYGDKGYKMDYYSEHLPINYSGDQAGKFYCVWKVDQVVIMNTGEFYEKPVVTSSFPDMMIMEYSPFKGIKVQETFFVYSSSIALVNLQIKNIDNVNHNIELYPVLELGNDSLLIKYFDKQHNGYITEHHESKYRLISSLYKNAPYPMETRDYFTSNFAAYSFGGYHKSLEDFYITIKTDFYAEKRNDSLNHKKEGLTNFISLHGKFSLKPGEEKNIRYFRGWQDQKEDLQKLVDEIEKLKTESIQKYVDASVKLFSQIPRINFKTQDEKLVYLGAFNLARGCFYPPTEKTNYNFYVFSRQPLWGWGHGHQVLHESLSMLAYTYLDPKSAENSQRVYIEQQREDGLIAYRHGPRGLQDYPHFSKELNKDMSTTSAPFFSWINWEVYKVSKDKRFLSDAYSSGEKYIKWLMNNRDLDKDGLYEWGPYGIIENVRDWYNAVFQVSAERHLDVDTEDISDELECVDLTFMMIKEMRSLSQMAKELGMKDASRAWGKIADLTSELVNQKMWDDSSKFYYSINKKDHSFKYLTRDLRRMEIIGFLALWAEAAPKERAEQLVKHLLDPKKFWRKYGVPTLAADDPWFTPYVDYCCKWNGPVWLLWDYMVLDGLKKYGYNKIANQLADKMLLAVTTQLKKNHNYWESYSPDNEVLNSPPNYIWDSIMARVLIEKYKK; encoded by the coding sequence ATGAAAAAACTATTAACTGTGTTGTCGTTAGCTCTTCCATTATTTGCACAACAACTTAAAATTACAGATCCTTATCTAACTTTTAAATCCAAACAAAACGATCCTCTCTATACAACATATACGGCGGCAATGGAACGATCAAGATTGTACGGTGATAAAGGTTACAAAATGGATTATTACTCGGAACATCTGCCGATAAATTATTCGGGTGATCAAGCCGGAAAATTTTATTGTGTTTGGAAAGTTGATCAAGTAGTTATTATGAACACCGGAGAGTTCTATGAAAAACCGGTTGTTACTTCCTCGTTCCCGGATATGATGATTATGGAATATTCTCCATTCAAAGGAATTAAAGTTCAGGAAACATTTTTTGTTTACAGTTCATCAATTGCGTTGGTAAATCTTCAGATAAAAAACATTGATAATGTAAATCACAACATTGAACTGTATCCGGTTCTAGAACTCGGAAACGATTCGCTTCTTATAAAATATTTCGATAAACAACACAACGGATATATAACGGAACATCATGAATCGAAATACAGGCTAATAAGTTCTCTCTATAAAAATGCACCTTACCCAATGGAAACGCGAGATTACTTTACTTCCAACTTTGCTGCATATTCTTTTGGCGGTTACCATAAATCGCTCGAAGATTTTTACATTACGATCAAAACAGATTTTTATGCAGAGAAGAGGAACGATTCACTCAATCACAAAAAAGAAGGATTGACAAATTTTATTTCTCTTCACGGAAAATTTTCTTTGAAACCGGGCGAAGAAAAAAATATTAGATATTTCCGCGGATGGCAGGATCAAAAAGAAGATTTGCAGAAACTTGTTGATGAGATAGAAAAACTAAAAACCGAATCCATTCAAAAATATGTTGATGCAAGCGTAAAATTATTTTCTCAAATCCCGCGCATCAATTTCAAAACTCAGGACGAAAAACTTGTTTATCTCGGCGCATTTAATTTAGCACGAGGATGTTTTTATCCTCCAACGGAAAAAACTAATTATAATTTTTATGTTTTTTCTCGCCAACCGCTATGGGGTTGGGGACACGGACATCAAGTTCTGCATGAATCATTAAGCATGCTTGCTTATACATATCTCGATCCAAAGTCTGCAGAAAATTCTCAGCGTGTTTACATAGAACAGCAAAGAGAAGACGGATTAATTGCATACCGCCACGGTCCGCGCGGTTTGCAAGACTATCCCCACTTCAGCAAAGAGTTGAACAAAGATATGTCAACCACATCAGCGCCTTTTTTCAGTTGGATAAATTGGGAAGTTTACAAAGTCAGTAAAGACAAAAGATTTCTTTCGGATGCATACTCCAGCGGAGAAAAATATATTAAATGGTTGATGAACAATCGCGATCTTGATAAAGACGGATTGTATGAATGGGGACCTTATGGAATTATAGAAAACGTTCGTGATTGGTATAATGCGGTATTTCAGGTGAGCGCAGAAAGACATCTTGATGTTGACACGGAAGATATTTCAGACGAGCTTGAATGTGTTGATCTAACTTTTATGATGATAAAAGAAATGCGCTCTCTCTCGCAAATGGCAAAAGAACTTGGAATGAAAGACGCATCGCGAGCATGGGGAAAAATTGCCGACTTAACTTCAGAACTTGTTAATCAAAAAATGTGGGATGACAGCAGCAAGTTTTATTATTCGATCAACAAGAAAGATCATTCATTCAAATATCTAACACGCGATTTACGCAGAATGGAGATAATTGGATTTCTTGCGCTTTGGGCTGAAGCCGCACCAAAAGAAAGAGCAGAACAACTAGTAAAACATTTACTCGATCCGAAAAAATTTTGGCGCAAGTATGGTGTTCCAACTCTTGCGGCTGATGATCCGTGGTTTACTCCTTATGTTGATTACTGCTGTAAGTGGAACGGTCCCGTTTGGCTGCTATGGGATTACATGGTCCTTGACGGGTTGAAAAAATACGGTTACAACAAAATTGCGAATCAGCTTGCAGACAAAATGTTACTTGCAGTTACAACGCAGTTGAAAAAGAATCATAACTATTGGGAATCTTACAGTCCGGATAACGAAGTGCTCAATTCGCCGCCAAATTATATTTGGGATTCAATAATGGCGAGAGTACTTATTGAGAAATATAAAAAATAG
- a CDS encoding GH116 family glycosyl hydrolase: MKQLKLFIVITFIITLNNFAQTELIKKFEIKQNKLTITCPAQSNQYMDKIGQKAALLGYENGSFEMWIWPWKVLRNFETQFFVGTTTQPILAKDILRDISVTPEATTLTFVYESFTVKEIIFIPHDKPGAIILLDVNTTTPLTVVPGFMPVMQPQWPAGIGGQYSYWDDGMNAYVISESQQRGLFLCGSPVAQQMAAPPAHMFADNPIQFKIDIKPGDAKNNFIPIVIAGSPVKTKYDSVKALYKNLLGNIESLYKKNYEYYENLRHSTVEVITPDEKLNLAFEYGKVALNNLMVDNATLGKGLVAGYGLSGGGGRPGFAWYFGGDAFINSLAMNSYGDYSTVRNALEFTQKWQREENYPIRKKNPTDKVIDVGKMAHELSQSDGLVDWWNDYHFGYNHADTSPWYLVAIGDYFRKTGDIEFIKRSWKSIVQAYKWSLSKDSNGDGLMDLKGAGLGVLEFGTLVKIFNDNYTQSLWTQGIKEVNLMAKYVGDKEMESETTKLFPKAQQALEKIFWIDDLGFYSFGAAEDGKQIRDKNIYSSASILFGLMNNERSVSTIKKFNESDMVTDWGVRNLSNKSSMYEPTNYNYGTIWPFTSYFIGAAQFYTHFNLQGLETVRKTAQHAFDYGIGIVPEVFSGDINTKLGEAYHDQGFSVSGYVFPLMQGLIGLNVDVLNNKITLAPKLPADWKFLKVNNIKLGNTVASAECRVQNGEMKLLLNVNSEKEIEFEFDPDFELGVEINSVVLNGKKLDYELEKHEQAYQLKTNFKVKSKNELVINYKPSIGIYLPASITPIGATNEGLKIISQKLDGKKLIISCEGKANRNYELGVMNYELIGKVTGAEFKEGKLIINIPANGEEFIKHDVVIEKK; the protein is encoded by the coding sequence ATGAAACAATTAAAACTTTTTATAGTAATCACTTTTATTATCACACTAAATAATTTTGCACAAACCGAATTAATAAAGAAATTTGAAATCAAACAGAACAAGCTAACAATCACTTGCCCCGCACAGTCAAATCAGTACATGGATAAGATCGGGCAGAAAGCGGCATTGCTGGGTTATGAGAACGGTTCATTCGAAATGTGGATCTGGCCATGGAAAGTTCTGCGAAATTTTGAAACACAATTTTTTGTTGGAACAACTACACAGCCGATACTTGCGAAAGATATTCTGCGCGATATTTCCGTAACTCCGGAAGCAACAACACTCACATTTGTTTACGAATCATTCACTGTGAAGGAAATTATATTTATCCCGCACGATAAACCCGGCGCAATAATTTTATTAGATGTTAACACAACTACTCCGTTAACTGTTGTTCCCGGATTTATGCCCGTGATGCAGCCGCAATGGCCCGCAGGAATTGGCGGACAATACAGTTACTGGGATGATGGAATGAATGCATATGTAATTTCAGAATCTCAACAACGGGGATTGTTTTTATGCGGATCACCCGTTGCACAACAAATGGCGGCACCTCCCGCTCATATGTTCGCAGATAATCCGATTCAATTCAAAATAGATATTAAACCCGGCGATGCAAAAAATAATTTTATTCCAATCGTAATTGCCGGAAGTCCGGTTAAGACAAAATATGATTCAGTGAAAGCACTTTATAAAAATCTTCTTGGCAATATTGAATCACTGTACAAAAAGAATTATGAGTATTATGAAAATCTCCGCCACTCAACTGTTGAAGTGATAACGCCGGATGAAAAATTAAATCTTGCTTTCGAATATGGAAAAGTAGCTCTCAATAATTTAATGGTAGATAATGCAACTTTAGGAAAAGGATTGGTTGCCGGATACGGATTGAGCGGCGGCGGCGGTCGCCCGGGATTTGCGTGGTACTTCGGCGGGGACGCATTTATTAACTCGCTTGCTATGAACAGTTACGGCGATTACTCAACTGTGCGCAATGCACTTGAGTTTACACAAAAATGGCAAAGAGAAGAAAATTATCCGATCAGAAAAAAGAATCCAACTGATAAAGTAATTGATGTGGGAAAAATGGCGCACGAACTTTCTCAAAGCGATGGACTTGTTGATTGGTGGAATGATTATCATTTCGGATATAATCATGCGGATACTTCTCCGTGGTATTTAGTTGCGATTGGAGATTACTTTAGAAAAACCGGTGATATAGAATTCATTAAGAGAAGTTGGAAATCAATTGTTCAAGCATATAAGTGGAGTTTAAGCAAAGACAGCAACGGAGATGGTCTGATGGATCTAAAAGGCGCCGGACTTGGAGTTCTAGAGTTCGGAACACTCGTAAAAATATTTAATGACAACTACACACAAAGTTTATGGACGCAAGGGATAAAAGAAGTGAACTTGATGGCAAAGTACGTTGGTGATAAAGAGATGGAAAGCGAAACAACAAAACTTTTTCCGAAAGCACAGCAAGCATTAGAAAAAATATTTTGGATTGATGATCTCGGCTTTTACAGTTTTGGTGCAGCAGAAGACGGAAAGCAAATCAGAGATAAAAATATTTATTCTTCTGCTTCAATTCTTTTTGGTTTGATGAACAACGAACGAAGTGTAAGCACAATCAAAAAATTTAATGAAAGCGATATGGTAACGGATTGGGGAGTACGCAATCTTTCAAACAAATCATCAATGTATGAACCAACAAATTATAATTATGGAACGATATGGCCGTTCACCTCTTATTTTATTGGCGCTGCGCAATTCTATACACATTTTAATCTTCAAGGTTTAGAAACTGTCCGCAAGACTGCTCAACATGCATTCGATTATGGAATTGGAATCGTTCCGGAAGTTTTTTCGGGCGACATTAATACAAAACTCGGCGAGGCATATCACGATCAAGGATTCAGTGTAAGCGGTTATGTCTTTCCGTTAATGCAAGGATTGATTGGACTCAATGTTGATGTACTCAACAACAAAATTACTCTTGCACCCAAATTACCGGCTGATTGGAAATTTTTGAAAGTGAACAATATCAAACTTGGAAATACTGTAGCGAGTGCAGAGTGTAGAGTGCAGAATGGTGAAATGAAATTGCTATTAAATGTGAATAGTGAAAAAGAAATTGAATTCGAATTCGATCCGGATTTTGAGTTAGGTGTTGAAATTAATTCCGTAGTGTTAAATGGAAAGAAGTTGGACTATGAATTGGAAAAACACGAGCAAGCATATCAGTTAAAAACTAATTTTAAGGTAAAGAGTAAAAATGAATTAGTAATCAATTATAAACCATCAATTGGAATTTATTTACCCGCATCAATTACTCCGATCGGTGCAACGAACGAAGGACTGAAGATTATTTCTCAAAAGTTAGATGGGAAGAAACTAATAATTAGCTGCGAAGGTAAAGCGAACAGAAATTATGAGTTAGGAGTGATGAATTATGAATTAATCGGAAAAGTTACCGGCGCAGAATTTAAGGAGGGGAAATTAATTATTAACATTCCGGCTAACGGAGAAGAATTTATTAAACATGATGTTGTAATTGAAAAAAAATAA
- a CDS encoding DUF4342 domain-containing protein — MEFKIKGQELLAKIEELIKEGNARKIIIKDDKGKTYIEIPVTVGVIGTLFAPVVAAVGALAGVAANFTIEVIKKEDEEQSQPDKK; from the coding sequence ATGGAATTTAAAATTAAAGGGCAAGAACTTCTTGCAAAGATTGAAGAACTTATCAAAGAAGGAAATGCACGTAAAATAATTATTAAAGATGATAAGGGTAAAACTTACATTGAGATTCCAGTAACAGTTGGAGTTATAGGAACTTTGTTCGCCCCAGTAGTTGCCGCTGTTGGCGCACTCGCAGGTGTTGCAGCCAATTTTACAATAGAAGTGATTAAAAAGGAAGATGAAGAACAATCCCAACCCGATAAGAAATAA